The Tamandua tetradactyla isolate mTamTet1 chromosome 5, mTamTet1.pri, whole genome shotgun sequence genome window below encodes:
- the LOC143683431 gene encoding NKAP-like protein: protein MEKGDLRKGRVISSGSHVGRGDTASAAPVAVPFPSPRPNAIDPDPLHTRSPPPTAPPQSHFHCACLGRCRAARGTISTAPAWAGAELPRSRSHRACVGWSVAPQSRFHCACVGRRRAAREPFPLRLRGQRGRLFSVVTALADCRLATDATLMAPVSGSRCSQDSAGSRRRRRSSSQSPPSAQADPSVLGAVCALRAPGCGERILAARPCAASSSPRAAAETVPATRPVRAAGRPRAQGCEKQREERHRQRRLRARERVGEPGAPEVWGPSPKRPGPDSDELTPADGEEAKTRKGSSSESSSGDGERKRASRSKNKKKRKKKSSKRKYRKCSDNSDSNSDSSSLGDDEKRAKKAKKKRHKAKKHKKKKKIKKDSSDSSCAGSAEELPEAAWAGPGRAAGGRDVLRPEAPAARPALHGKPWHYDRALLPGEGAAMAEYVRAGKRIPRRGEIGLTSEEIAALEGSGYVMSGSRHRRMEAVRLRKENQIYSADEKRALASFNQEERRKRENKILASFREMVYRKTKGRDDKNKAQPSIHLDFPLSFST, encoded by the exons ATGGAAAAAG gtgacctCCGGAAGGGGCGGGTCATTAGTTCaggaagtcatgttgggaggggcgacacagcctccgcagctcccgTTGCAGTGCCGTTCCCGTCCCCCCGACCTAACGCGATAGACCCCGACCCTCTTCACACAAGAAGCCCACCGCCCACGGCGCCGCCGCAGAGCCATTTCCACTGTGCCTGCTTGGGCAGGTGTCGCGCCGCCCGTGGAACTATTTCTACTGCGCCTGCGTGGGCAGGGGCGGAGCTGCCACGGAGTCGTTCCCACCGCGCCTGCGTAGGCTGGAGCGTAGCGCCACAGAGCCGTTTCCACTGCGCCTGCGTGGGCAGGAGGCGAGCCGCCCGCGAACCGTTCCCATTGCGCCTGCGTGGGCAGAGGGGCCGCCTCTTCTCTGTGGTAACCGCCCTAGCGGACTGTCGCCTAGCTACAGACGCCACGCTCATGGCGCCGGTGTCCGGGTCCCGCTGTTCTCAGGACTCCGCAGGCTCTCGCCGACGGCGACGCAGCTCCTCCCAAAGCCCGCCCTCGGCCCAGGCCGACCCCTCCGTCCTGGGTGCGGTCTGTGCGCTCAGGGCCCCCGGGTGCGGAGAGCGGATCCTCGCGGCCCGTCCCTGCGCGGCCTCGTCGTCGCCCCGTGCTGCGGCGGAGACCGTCCCCGCCACTCGCCCTGTACGGGCGGCCGGCCGGCCGCGGGCCCAGGGCTGCGAGAAGCAAAGGGAGGAGCGGCATCGGCAGAGGAGGCTGCGGGCGAGGGAGAGGGTTGGGGAGCCGGGAGCCCCTGAGGTGTGGGGGCCGTCTCCAAAACGCCCTGGGCCGGATTCCGATGAGCTCACCCCGGCGGACGGGGAAGAAGCGAAGACTCGGAAAGGAAGCAGTTCCGAGTCCAGCTCCGGAGACGGAGAAAGGAAGAGGGCCAGTCgttcaaaaaacaagaaaaagagaaagaaaaagtcatccaaaagaaaatatagaaagtgTTCTGACAATAGTGACAGTAATTCAGATAGCTCTAGCTTAGGGGATGATGAAAAGAGAGCTAAAAAAGCCAAGAAGAAAAGGCACAAAgccaaaaagcacaagaaaaagaagaagataaaaaaggactccagtgacTCGAGCTGCGCGGGTTCCGCAGAGGAGCTGCCAGAGGCCGCCTGGGCCGGGCCGGGGCGGGCTGCGGGCGGCAGGGACGTCCTCCGCCCCGAAGCCCCTGCGGCGCGCCCGGCGCTGCACGGGAAGCCCTGGCACTACGACCGCGCCCTGTTGCCGGGCGAGGGTGCGGCCATGGCCGAGTATGTCCGGGCTGGAAAGCGCATCCCGCGGAGGGGCGAGATCGGGCTGACGAGCGAGGAGATCGCCGCCCTGGAGGGCTCGGGCTACGTCATGAGCGGCAGCCGGCACCGCAGGATGGAGGCGGTCCGGCTGCGCAAGGAGAACCAGATCTACAGCGCCGACGAGAAGCGAGCCCTTGCGTCCTTTAACCAGGAGGAGAGGcgaaagagagagaataagatTCTGGCCAGTTTCCGAGAGATGGTGTACCGAAAGACGAAAGGGAGAGACGACAA aaaCAAAGCACAACCCAGTATACACTTGgattttcccctctctttttccACTTAA
- the ZKSCAN4 gene encoding zinc finger protein with KRAB and SCAN domains 4, whose translation MAGMAGAPRGSAALEAQPADSPPRPGGVKEEKAEAAEAAEAALRGSPVPGSERARQRFRGFRYPEAAGPREALSRLRELCRRWLRPEARSKEQILELLVLEQLLSILPGGLRRWVREQQPGSAEEAVLLLEELERQRAGPGRPHRAQVTAGDRGDNLLYCEMALLTAARESRHGHVQLKREPLGCQPSQARGLQALGLMQGGSCREAAVGAAGHTPESQGLLKVEDVAVTISPGWAQLDSSQANFYGEERQESCGSLSSLGGETRPEVRDLLPAEEDPVREPGEMACHLGEGIVQIPIRAKGGKQEGRLQRKQKNATGSRRHYCHECGKSFAQSSGLTKHRRIHTGEKPYECEDCGKTFIGSSALVIHQRVHTGEKPYECEECGKVFSHSSNLIKHQRTHTGEKPYECDDCGKTFSQSCSLLEHHRIHTGEKPYQCNMCGKAFRRSSHLLRHQRVHGGDKSAQDTEPREAWESQGRMGSQWENVEAPISYKCTECERSFTRSRSLFEHQKIHTGEKPYQCDACGKGFTRTSYLVQHQRSHVGKKIVSQ comes from the exons ATGGCCGGGATGGCCGGGGCGCCGCGGGGGAGCGCAGCGCTGGAGGCGCAGCCCGCAGACAGCCCGCCGCGGCCCGGGGGCGTGAAGGAGGAGAAGGCGGAGGCGGCGGAGGCGGCCGAGGCCGCCCTGCGAGGCAGCCCCGTGCCGGGCTCCGAGCGCGCCCGCCAGCGCTTCCGCGGTTTCCGCTACCCCGAGGCCGCGGGGCCCCGCGAGGCGCTGAGCCGGCTCCGCGAGCTGTGCCGCCGGTGGCTGCGGCCCGAGGCGCGCTCCAAGGAGCAGATCCTGGAGCTGCTGGTGCTGGAGCAGCTGCTGAGCATCCTGCCCGGAGGGCTGCGGCGCTGGGTGCGGGAGCAGCAGCCGGGGAGCGCGGAGGAGGCGGTGCTGCTGCTGGAGGAGCTGGAGAGGCAGCGTGCGGGGCCAGGCCGACCGCACAGAGCCCAG GTCACAGCAGGTGACCGGGGCGACAATCTGCTCTACTGTGAGATGGCACTATTGACAGCAGCTCGAGAGTCACGGCATGGCCACGTCCAGCTCAAGCGTGAGCCCCTGGGATGCCAGCCCTCACAAGCCAGAG GTCTCCAGGCCCTGGGGCTTATGCAGGGAGGGAGCTGCAGAGAAGCAGCAGTGGGAGCTGCCGGGCACACCCCGGAGTCCCAG GGGTTGCTGAAAGTGGAAGATGTGGCCGTGACCATCAGCCCTGGGTGGGCACAGCTGGATTCCTCTCAGGCGAACTTCTATGGAGAGGAAAGGCAGGAGAGCTGTGGCAGCCTGAGCTCCCTGG GTGGTGAAACACGGCCTGAGGTGAGGGACTTGCTTCCAGCCGAGGAAGATCCAGTACGAGAGCCTGGAGAGATGGCATGCCACCTGGGTGAAGGCATTGTGCAGATTCCTATACGTGCCAAAGGTGGTAAACAGGAGGGCAGGTtacaaaggaagcagaaaaatgccacaGGGAGCAGGCGGCACTACTGCCACGAATGTGGAAAGAGTTTTGCTCAGAGTTCAGGTCTGACTAAGCACAGGAGAATTCATACtggggagaaaccctatgaatgtgaAGACTGTGGCAAGACCTTCATTGGGAGCTCTGCCCTTGTCATTCACCAGAGAGTCCATACTGGTGAGAAGCCATATGAGTGTGAAGAATGTGGCAAGGTCTTCAGTCACAGCTCAAACCTTATCAAACACCAGCGAACCCACACCGGGGAGAAGCCCTATGAGTGTGACGACTGTGGAAAGACCTTCAGCCAGAGCTGCAGCCTCCTAGAACATCACAGAATCCACACCGGGGAAAAGCCGTACCAGTGTAAcatgtgtgggaaagcctttaggcGGAGTTCACATCTTCTGAGGCATCAGAGGGTCCATGGTGGAGACAAAAGTGCTCAGGATACTGAGCCCAGAGAGGCCTGGGAAAGTCAGGGTAGGATGGGAAGTCAGTGGGAAAATGTTGAGGCCCCCATATCTTATAAATGTACTGAGTGTGAGAGAAGCTTTACTCGGAGTAGAAGCCTTTTTGAACATCAAAAaatccacactggagagaaaccctatcaGTGTGATGCATGTGGGAAAGGCTTCACCCGAACATCATACCTCGTTCAACATcagagaagccatgttgggaaaaaaattgtttcaCAGTGA